Proteins encoded in a region of the Patagioenas fasciata isolate bPatFas1 chromosome 21, bPatFas1.hap1, whole genome shotgun sequence genome:
- the LOC136110720 gene encoding olfactory receptor 14C36-like encodes MSNSSSTTQFLLLAFTDTWELQLLHFWLFLVIYLTALLGNGLIITTIAWDQHLHTPMYFFLLNLSVLDLGCVSTTLPTSMANALWYTRAISYAGCATQLFLFVFLASAEYCLLTIMAYDRYVAICKPLYYGTLLGSRACVHMAAAAWGTGFLNALLHTANTFSLPLCKGNVLDQFFCEIPQILKLSCSGTYLKEVWVIMVSILAGSGCFVFIVLSYVQIFRAVLRIPSEQGWHKAFSICLPHLAVVSLFVSTLMFAYLKPPSISSPSLDLVITILYSVVPPAVNPLIYSMRNQELKNAMWTLTTGCFYEAMNCIAVIV; translated from the exons atgtccaacagcagctccaccacccagttcctcctcctggcattcacagacacatgggagctgcaactgttgcacttctggctcttcct tgtgatctacctgactgccctcctgggcaacggcctcatcatcaccaccatagcctgggaccagcacctccacacccccatgtacttcttcctcctcaacctctctgtCCTTGATCTGGGCTGTGTCTCCACTACTCTTCCCACATCTATGGCAAATGCTCTCTGGTACACAAGGGCCatctcctatgcaggatgtgctacacaactctttctgtttgtctttttagcttcagcagagtattGTCTCCTCACTATTATGGCctatgaccgctatgttgccatctgcaaacccctgtactacgggaccctcctgggcagcagagcttgtgtccacatggcagcagctgcctggggcactgggtttctcaatgctctgctgcacacggccaatacattttcactgcccctgtgcaagggcaatgtcttggaccagttcttctgtgaaatcccccagatccttaagctctcctgctcaggaaCCTACCTCAAAGAAGTCTGGGTAATTATGGTTAGTATCTTAGCAGGctctgggtgttttgttttcattgtgctgtcctatgtgcagatcttcagggccgtgctgaggatcccctctgagcagggatggcacaaagccttttctatctgcctccctcacctggctgtggtttcCCTGTTTGTAAGCACTTtaatgtttgcctacctgaaacctccctccatctcgtccccatccctggatctggtgatAACAATTCtctactcggtggtgcctccagcagtgaaccccctcatctacagcatgaggaaccaagAGCTCAAGAATGCTATGTGGACACTGACGACTGGATGTTTTTATGAAGCAATGaactgcatagcagttatagtatAA